Below is a genomic region from Planctomycetota bacterium.
TTGTTGCGATCAGCAACGGCGACAAGCGTCGCGTCGGTGCGATTGGCAATGGAGCGCGCGTGGAAGTAGCCGAAGCCAAACCCGACGAGCCCGATACGTAGCGGCTTAGGCATCGTCGCCTCCAGCACAAGTATTCCCAAACGAGGCCCGACCGTAAGGGAGGGTGGCGGACGCAGTCCGCTTCTCACTGCCAAACCGAACGGTCTCGCTCCGAGATGCCGCTGCGCGGCCACCCTCCCTTACGGTCGGGCCTCGTTTGGGCATGGTCGGATCTCGCGTGGTGCTCTCACGCATCGCGCACCCCTGTCGTTGTCGTGGTCATGTCATACCGCCGGCCGGTGCGTGAGCTTTCGAGCGCGCCCCACATCATCTCGGTGATGTGTCGGCCGAACTCGACGTTGACGATCGGGTCCTTGCCGTTTCGGATGCAGTCGATCAGGTGACGGGTCGACTCGGCGTAGTAGTCGAACGCGCCGGGCACAGGTTTGGGCCATTGTGCTTTCTCGAAGTCGCCGAGTACGGTCAGGTGGTACCAGCCATCGTCGCCGGCCTCGGGCAGCAGGTCTTTCCGCTCGGTGATGAAGCTCGCGAAGTTGGCCCCGGCCCCGAAGATGAGATTGCCCGCCTCGCCGAAGATGCGGAGATTGCCGCCGCCGGTGCCGTCCTTGGGCAACGGGTGGAACGGCCGACCGATGTGGAAGGTGCCGATCCAGCCGCTGTCGAGCTCGTAGTTGGAGAACACGTTGTCGGGCGCGCCGGCGGTGATGGTCTGCGACTTCTCCATGCCGAGCACGACTTCCCAGTAGTTGCAGTCGCTGGGATCGGTGCATTGGGCGAGGAAGTCGGTGTAGCCGTCGTCGGGGACGATCTTGCGCTCGGGGATGCTGAGCTTCGCGTTGCCGGTGACGCTCTTGCACGAGCCGAGGCAAGTCACGATGCGACACGGCGCGTACGGGAAGTCGAAGAGCATCCCGCCGGAGTCGGCGGCGTAGAACGCGGCGTTGCCGTAAGGGTTGCCGCCGAGCATCGCGTGGTACTCGGTGCCGGCGGTGTCGATGTATTGGAACCAGTACGGTCGCCCCAGCACGCCACGGTCGATGATCTCGCGCACCTGCCGGTACTGCGGGTCGAGCAGCGTGTGGTCGCTCGGCTCGACGACGCACACCAGCTCGGCTTCGCGCACGGCTTTGGTGATCGCGTCCGCCCCGGCAAGGTCCAACGCCATCGGCTTCTGGATCAGCAGATGAATCCCCCGCTCGATCGCCGCGAGGGAAAACGCCAGGTGCGTCCCCGGCGCGGTGAGGATCAGCACCGCGTCCAGCTCGGCGTCGTCGAGCATCGCCGTGTAGTCGGTGTACCCCTTCTCCGCGCCAAAGAGCCGAACGCACGCATCGACCCGCGCCTGATCCAGATCACACACCGCCGCAAGCGTCGCGTGAGGGTGGTCCATGACGACC
It encodes:
- a CDS encoding Gfo/Idh/MocA family oxidoreductase; its protein translation is MPADAPPTRIGVVGCGVVATAYYLPVVMDHPHATLAAVCDLDQARVDACVRLFGAEKGYTDYTAMLDDAELDAVLILTAPGTHLAFSLAAIERGIHLLIQKPMALDLAGADAITKAVREAELVCVVEPSDHTLLDPQYRQVREIIDRGVLGRPYWFQYIDTAGTEYHAMLGGNPYGNAAFYAADSGGMLFDFPYAPCRIVTCLGSCKSVTGNAKLSIPERKIVPDDGYTDFLAQCTDPSDCNYWEVVLGMEKSQTITAGAPDNVFSNYELDSGWIGTFHIGRPFHPLPKDGTGGGNLRIFGEAGNLIFGAGANFASFITERKDLLPEAGDDGWYHLTVLGDFEKAQWPKPVPGAFDYYAESTRHLIDCIRNGKDPIVNVEFGRHITEMMWGALESSRTGRRYDMTTTTTGVRDA